Part of the Streptomyces sp. NBC_01460 genome, CGCCCGCACCGCGGTCGCCGTAGGCGAGGCGCGCGGGGATGGTCAGCTGGCGACGGCCGCCGACCTTCATGCCCTGGACGCCCTGGTCCCAGCCGGCGATGACCTGACCGGCACCGAGCTGGAAGCGCAGCGGGGTGCCACGGTTCCAGGAGGCGTCGAACTCCTCGCCGGTGGAGAAGGCCACACCGACGTAGTGCACGGAGACGGTCTGACCCGCCTGGGCCACCGGTCCGTCGCCCTCCCAGATTTCCTTGATCTCCAGGTCGGCCGGCGGCTCGCCACCCGGGAAGTC contains:
- a CDS encoding FKBP-type peptidyl-prolyl cis-trans isomerase, with amino-acid sequence MSIEKPEIDFPGGEPPADLEIKEIWEGDGPVAQAGQTVSVHYVGVAFSTGEEFDASWNRGTPLRFQLGAGQVIAGWDQGVQGMKVGGRRQLTIPARLAYGDRGAGGAIAPGETLIFVCDLVGV